The nucleotide window TGCAGGTATGGGATCTGCCCCCGTGGGACACTCCctgccccgctccgccccgcggGCACCTCCGACCCCTCCAGCCCCCACTGCTGTGCTCTTCTCCACGCAGGTTTCAGCGCCTGGACTTTATCTACCTCAACGCTGGGATCATGCCCAACCCGCACGTGAACTTCAAGGCTCTCTGGCACGGTCTCCTCACCGGGTAGGAGGTGTTGCCGGGGGTTCCAGCCCCCGCCTGTGGGAAGCACGGGTGCTGGCGTGGTCAAGCTGTGCCCCTGGGTGCCGCGCTGAAGAGCCTGTCTCCCTCCCGGTGTGAGATGGAGCACGTCCCTGGGGGATGCCCTCTCTTGTGTGGGCTGGGTGTGTCGGCTGAGTGCCGTGCTGGGCTGGTCCAGGGCACCCGGTGCCACTTGTGCTGCCCGGTGTGCGGCCCGCTGGGCACACGGGGAGGGCGGGCAGTCACCCCGagcctgctgcccctgccactACgtgagaaatgctgctctgtTCAACTCTGGGTCTCCTCGCTGTTGTTGTGTTGCCAGTGTAGGTTTCTGTAGCTGTTCCAAGCTGTGATCACAGAATTTTGTGAAGCTCACGGTTGGTGTGAGAATCGCTGCTCTGTAGGCAGTACGGGCAGGCTGAGCTGAGGAGCTCAGTGACGTGTGTGAGTCTGACAGAACTGCTGGGCTCCTGAGCACTAGTGCCAGACTGCCTTCCTTGCCTGCATTAGGCATGGCCCGAGGCCTTGGCTCGATGCTGAAGCTTGATTAAGTTATCTGAGTGTGCAGTGAGGGAAGGAGGTGTTTTTAACAGTACTTTACCATGGGAAAGCGAAGGAAGGGACAAGTCTTCTCTGGTCCAGACAGTATTGAGGCACTTGCAAATAAAGGGCCTGGGATACTCTCTAGAcctttcccatttatttttttcatggtttAATGTTGCCCTTGAAGGTGAAGCTGTGTGGAGCCTGTGAGGTGAGGGTACTGCTGAAGGGCTGAAGTGGGGAAGTGGTGGATTCCTCCTGGCAGGGTTCCTCACTAACTCCTGTTCTTGGCTTCCAGGAAGGTGCTCCACATGCTGACCACTGCGGAAGGTATCATGACCCAGACAGACAGGCTGAATGGAGATGGGCTTCAGGAGGTGTTTGCTACCAACCTCTTTGGACACTTTATGCTGGTGAGGCTTCGTACAAAGATTGAACCCTCAGTCTGATGTTTGATGTGGGTAGGGATGGGTCTGGGCAGTACAGGCCTCACAGATTCAGATGCTGATGGAGGCTACAGCCTGACAGATAAAGAATGGCAGGACAAAGGCTTGACATTTGTTTAAATAGCAATAAATGGTGACTTTTGTTGCAACAGTTAATATAATTTTGAGCTTACTCTAACCAGTGAGCCAGCAGACAGAAGTCAATCATATGTAGTCCTCCATCCAGGATAAATGCTAAGGCTTGGCTGTATCAAATTCTGAGGTGCTCAACTGAGCTGTCCAGCAGAATGACAGCTGCTCATACAAGTGTCTGCTTTGGGCTGGTCTAGGAGAAGCTGGCTCAGAAAGCTGAGGGAAGCTCACAGCTTCAGGTGCTGTAAAGTCATACCCTAAGACTGGGAAACTGCTGTGCTAATTAAGTTAAGGATTCTTTTTCCAGGTTCGTCAGCTTCAGTCTCTGCTCTGCGGTAACGAGAAGCCCTCACGACTCATCTGGACCTCCTCCAGCAATGCCAGGGAGTCTGCCTTCAGCCTCTCTGACTATCAGCATGCCAAGGGCCAGGAGTCATACAGTTCCTCTAAATACGCTACTGACCTGACAAGTGTGGTTCTGAACAGGAAATTTAATGACCAGGTGATTATGGGGTTTGTGTTGCTGCAAAAACCTAATGAGCTGCTACTGTTTGTAATTATCATGACATTGTTGTTACCTAGTTGCATTCATTCACTCATGGCAATCTGATGCATTCCTTAGTGCACAGGTAAGAACTAAACATGGCTGAGGTTGAACTGGTGGTGTGGGAAGTAGGGAATCTGCCAAAGAGATTGCCAGATTCTGGAGTTCTTGCCAGAAAAACTTCCCAGAGCGGGAGATTCGGGAGCAGTTCTTACCTTGCAAGCTCTTCTCTTTAGATCAGAATTGATGTTAAAGAGCAAAGAGCCTCTGCTTtttcaggtgtccctgcctaccagcacagggctgtggctgtgctgcctgcaagcactggagctgcaggctctgctgatggctctgtgctgctgctcaggtttGCCAGTGGCTGTACAAGAACCTGCCttccctgtcctggggcacTGATGGGttgtgctggcagctgcagccctggtcCAGCAGTAGTGCTTGTGCCATTCTCAGACACTTCTGGAGAAAATGGTTCAGTCTCAAAAGGCTGAGCTCTTATATATTAAAGAATAGGTAGTCTTTAGTCTGACTGGGCTGTAATTTGTGGGAtatctgctgtggctgctgagctgcatgGAGATTGCACCAGGGTGCTGCATTTTCTACCCTGGGGGTTTGTAATGGGCATGGATCTAACACAAACCTTTCCAATTTGGACCTCTTAAAAACCGTGACATCTAATTGCTCTGTGCCCTGGTACTTAGTGGAGTATCACTGTCTGATGTCTGTACACACCCTCTCTGCCTGAGGagtgctgggagggaaggagcatgACCTGTTCTTTTGACTGAGGTGTAATTGCACACTGACTTGGTTTCTTCTCTGCAGGGTCTGTATTCCAGTGTTGTTTGTCCTGGGCTCGTTATGTCCAACATGACTTACAGAATTTTGCCTGTTTTTCTGTGGAAGCTGCTAATGCCCATCATGTGGTTGGTGAGTGGATGTCCTGGCTGGTTTTGGGCTGTGACACATTTCACTGCAAGTGATGTACAGCACACCTCTGGCTCCTTGCTGCCTGTGTTGGTATAGATTTCTTCCTTCTGttgggctgggcaggctggaccCTCTAGAAACCTTCCTCTTCTCATCTTGGGGCCTCATTTTCCAAGCTGAGTTTGGAGGTTTGGTGCTGGacactgcagaggagcagggttCAGCCCTTCAGCTACAGCAGTGTTTGTCAAGGCTCCCCTTGGAAGGTTTGCCAGTTCTCTTTGGGATTGTGAAACACTCATAgcttgctggcagcagagctcaggatgTGGCCCCACCTTAGCCCCTGTGCTTTGAGATGCTGTTCATTTCTAGAGCAACCTGTTTTCCAGTGTCcttctttccattcctctgttgtttttttctttccaacccTATGGAAAGCAAAGCTTCCTGCTCTCTATTGCCTCTCCCACTGCTTCCCCAGAAGTTTCCTTGCCTTGGTTCCTCTGGCCTTCAGCTTTCCAGGTTCACTGCAGTTCTGTCCCTGAAGGCTGCCTGTTCTGAGCCTTGGTGCTCTTGCTGCAAGAGTGGCCTTTCATCTGAAGCTAGCCCAGTTGCAGCCGCTGATCCCGATGGATCACGtttctcctggcagcagagaggCAATGCCTTCTCAGTTATCCTCAAAGCTGGCAGTCCTGCAGAtcctctctgcctcctgccaTTCCTGCCCTTGAGACCCTGCGGGGTGTGTGTGGCCTGTTGCTCCTGCCTTGGGGTGAACTCTGTGTGGGACCATGGAGTGACACTTGTTGGGGGCTCCAGAAAGCATTTGTGGTGATAAAGGGATGCTTTAGTCAGTGTGCAGTGTTATCTATTGCCCAGTTTGAGAAGCATTTGTACCTCTGGTAGATAATCTGGAGTGtctgggctgctcagggcttgCCAACAAACCTTGGGCCACAGTACAAATTCTGCCATGTCCTTCTTTTCCCCTCAGATCCGATTTTTTGCCAAAACTTACACTCTGACACCCTATAATGGAGCAGAAGCTCACGTAAGTACTTCACAAGTTGATTTTACATTGCTTCCTTCTGAGTAGCTCTTGTGGGGTCTTGTGGCTTGAGCAAAGAGCCTCTTAGCCAGGCTGGTGGGTGGGAGCTGTATTTGACCCCCtaacagcacacagcagtgaGTTTGGGGagccagctgtccccagggctggtcaGCCACATGGAGCTCTCTGAGCTTCAGCCAGTACCCATAAAATAAATGATTTTGGAAAAACATCCTGACCAGGGAGAATGATGTGCAGCACAGGGGGTGGAGGTGGGTGATGGGGGGCACAGCATCTCCCAAGCACAGTGGGAGCAAGTGCAGCCATGCTGAACTGCTTTAGCAGAAACCTCCATGACTCTTGGCTCAGGTAGGTCACATCTGAAGGGAGCCAGCTCAGAACTTGACATATCACATCTTCCCCTGCTTGGTGGGAGCACCTGTGGTGTCTTCTCCTGTGTCTGCTGGCAGTCAGCTCTTTGCCCACAGGCGTGGCTGGGACAGTGTGTGCTGGACTTGCACATCTTCATGTTGTTCTTCTCAGGTGTGGCTGTTCAAACAGAAGCCAGAGTACCTGGATTCTCTTGTCAAGTACCACAGCTGTACTTCTGGACTGGGGAGACGCTACGTGGAGCCTCGAAAGGTCAGTGGAGAGGgagcttcctgctgctgggggtctGCCATCTGCTTTGTATGGGAGAGCAGGTGCCAAGGGTGCCTGGAGTGGAAGGGAGATGCTTGTTGAATGCTAAGTAGCAAGAAGGGATGTGGGGTTATCTGCAGTGTTTCCTAGAGTAACTCCTGACTTGGCTGGAGTCTGGAAGACAATGGAAGTGATGATCAGAACAGGTGAAGTGTGTAATGATACTTTCCCAAAATATGCTCTGGCTTATGCCCTGGTGACAGATGTCTTGAGTTGGCTGTTTGTGAAGGTAGAAGCTCTGGAAATGCACCCTGCTtatccccagagctgccctcgGTGTCTGCACTGGCTACCACCAAGGTGATGGTCTCACAGTGCTGTTTCCTTGCCTTCCAGATGGATGTGGATGAAGACACTGCCGAGAAGTTTTACCAGAAGCTGCTGGAACTGGAGGAGCAGACTCTAGAGAAATACCATGATCTCTTAGATTAAGTAAAGCTAGTCTCAGTGGGGTGAGAGTCTTGTATCAGTAACCTGGGGTTTCTTCATTCTGGTGCTACCTGTGTTGCCAGCTGTTCTGCAGGCACATGGCTTCAGACACAATCTTCCTTCTCAACAGAAGGTGAACAGTTCCTGAAAATGGAAGTGTGAAAACTGAAGAGAAATACTTAGACATTTGGCtatgggatttttcttttggcaTAAAACTGGAGACCTCGAGTAGGCAGAGTCTGTCTTAACACAGTTGCAAAGCAGTGTCTTGCAGAAGCATGACTGAGCTGTGTGTGGTTCAGGAACAGCCCCAGAACCTGTGCTTTCCATCTGGCTCAGGGCAGTAAAGGCAGCAGTCTGGGGTGCTGCCCTGCTTCTTGGCTCTGCTGGTATTTGTAGATGGCTCAAACACATCACCTGTGGCTCATCCTGGTGTACTTGAAGGCTCaccttcagcagagctgcccttgcACTTGTTCACCAAAGCTGGGGCTGGCTCTACAGTCCTGCTCAAGGAGATTGAACCTTACTGGCAGGCAGGGTCTGCCCTGCAGCTGAAACCAAGCTCCTGAAGAGCTGGCCTGAGAAGCACATGTCTGCCTCAGCTGTGAGGACAGATGCCTTGCTGTCCCCTGGGTATGGGCACTTGAGGGTTTTAACTATGGCTGGCTTGAAAGGATGATGTAAACCTGCACTCAGGGCCAGTCTGCTGTGTTTAGAGCAAGAGTGAGAGGTTACCATGTTGTTTTATCTATTTAACTCTTTTTATATAAATCTGTTGTACCAATCATTCTTCCTGTTGTTTATCTGGAGACCTTCACCTGCCACCAAGTAACTTCAAGTGCTGTAATGAATAAATGACTGAAATTGAGTTGTCCTTGATGCAGTGGTGTTTTTACTCCAATATCCATCTACTTTTGACTTGGAGGCTTGGAAGGAAATTGAATTTGTTGCCTTGTGCTGTAAATCTGTGCCTGCCTGGGAAGCGTGGAGTCTCTCTGCGAGGGAAGAGCTGCTAGCCACCTTTTTGGTGTGCTTCTTTAGTTAAGGAAAGACATGAGTGATTACTGAAGACTCCTGTGTGGTTTTGTGTGCTGAGCCCCTGGGGGAAGTCTGAGACTATTTCCCAGCCTTAGGCTCTTGGGAGATGCCTCTGGTGCTTGCTCACCCTGCTGTGTCACCTAATGACTCTTAATGCATTAATTAATGGCTTAATGCTGTCTGCAGGGGAGCccaggtgctgccctggggctgcctggggtcGGGTGCTGTTGGggggaggctgtgctgcctgccctggctggtgCCTCCTGCCAAGATGCCCACAAAGAGGGGTGGCTCAGGGCTCTGATAGGAAacctgcacagagctggcagccaggagaaTCCAGGCTCTTCATGGACTTGGCTTGCAGGGATACAGATTTAAGGAgtcttgctttcatttttttaacttcttcctGTTGTCCATTggtctggagcagagcagaggggtgcactgccaggggggctgtgccagcagcagaggtgtcTCAGTCTTGAGTTTGGGCTGAGGAgaccctcccagctcagccttgtGTGAAGAGCTGAGCCCACCAGCACTGGTGTGGGCAGGAATGTGCTGGGTTTTGGCCTGGCAGCAGAACAAAGAGCTGGCCACTGTGGGGTGGTGCTTCCctcagctgtggctggagctgttCAGAGCTGTGAAGCAGATTGGGCTGGGCTTACACGGGTGTTTACTTAAATGCAATAAAGGCAGTCCCAGCACCAGGTCTGGAGTCTGTGGCTTTGTTCAGCTGTGTCCTAAAACACCCTGGGACCAAACCCCTCTATTTCTGGTGGAGTGCTGTCCCTTCTCCACAGGGAGAGTCGGTGGCTGGTTCTCTTCCccacagcatcctgcagcagtcCTTGGCTCCCTGTTCTGGAGGAGATGAAGCACATTGCCCTGGTTGGTTTCAGAGAGTACCTTAAGCTATGCTGTGCTTCTGCCCTGGGCTCTAGCAGGTAACACTCACCACTTCCACCTTTAGGATTCCCCCCTACCCCAAATGCAAGGGCACTCAGTCATTTGTTATCCCTGGctcattttctctctgaggCAAATGAAATTCTAAGTGTTGCTCAAAGCAGTCTGACACAATGCTTCTGGGCTTAGTGGGGAATGGAAGGGTCAGAGCTCCTGTGCCAAGCTGATCACTcgcactgccctgtgccagctggcactgcagctctgcccggCCTGGAATTTGAATGCAGTGAGGTCTGGAGATCCTAGAAGAGGTAGCTTTGCATAATCTAGCATacttaaggaaaataaatgttttctgatATATGGGTTTGCTGGTTCTCTTGGAGTTTTTTCTTAAAGcatggaaaaaaggggaaaatttctTGGATGGGCAGATGTTGATGACAAGAGGTAGGACCTTTTAGGTTTTATCTAAGTGTGCCTGTAGGATGAAGTTAGACATTTaacaggaaaagtgggaatgggatgggacaAATGCTTTTTGCCTTTGGAGCATGCAGTGGCTGATGAGGGGAGAGGATGTGTGACCAGTCTTTATCCATGACATTGCTGTCAATAAAGCTATGCATTTGTTTCTGGTTCATCTTAAAAGCTGTCTGTAGCTCTCCCTTGAGGATTTGCAGCTCAGGGTTAGAGAAAGTGTGTTTTTCTGTCCTGCTGTTTGGTTTAGCTTCCCCCTGGTTGCTGGGGTGTCACTTGGTGCCCTGAGATGTGTATTCCAGCCTGGGAGATGCACGTGGGGGACTCAGAAGTAGTGAGGGATTAGCTGCTGCCCGTGGTTGTCCTTGGTGTGGGTGCAAAGTGGCCTCTGGAGACCTCGAGCTCAGCTTCCTCTTCAGAGTGACACAAAGAAGGAACAAAAGGTGCTAAAGCACAAGCTGAGCCCTGGAGAGTGGAATGGCCTGGAAAGATGGGATGCACTTGTCATTTCCCACCTGTTTggtgctgcacagagctggagaagcacagccagcccaggtgTCTGCAGAGGAATGCTCTTCAgtgggaggaggtgctccacTGTTCTGCAGGTCGCTGCTTCTCTACAggggctcctgcctgctcttgtGACCCCAGGCATCATTGTCCATGCCCTTCTGTAGAAAAAGACTTGGCTGTGCTCAACCTCACtttctgcccctctcctccatgTGCTGAGAAGCTGGATGTTTTTGCAGCCAAAGGCTGGGACTGTTTTGTGGGGTGGGAACCATAACCACCTCccacattttctcttttgtccTGAAAGCACAGGTAGGACCTGGATCCCTGAAACAGGGACTTCCCAAAGGGTGGCCCAGGTGTTGGCTGCTGCCAAGGTTTGGCTGCCCACCCCAGCTGGCTGTGAGAGGAACTGGCCATTGCTGTGGATGTGCCAGTCTGCAGGGGAGGACGGCTCCTCACgctctgctcctggccagcAGATGCCTGTGCGTGGGGCTAAATCCCTTCCAGCTGcacccagctcctctgtgcaATGGAAACAGGTCCTGCCTGGAGCACGGGGCCCTTGGGTGCAGGCTGGTGagaaattccagctgggataaggaagggctggcagtggcagccaTGAATCACTGCTAACACAGGCTCTCGCTCTTAGTGATCCTTGGAAATGGAGCTTTCCAGAGAACATCCAGGCAGGTCTTCAGTGTGAAGACTCGTTGTGGTTGCTCTGTGAAACCCTGCACAATCAGCTGTGTGATCTGGTATCTCACAGCTGTGCCTCATCCTGAGCCACTGGTTTTTCACCTTTGTCAGCAAAGACATTGCCTTGCCCCCGCACAGCCGGAGCTCTCCATTGCTTTTCAGCTCAACTGGCTTTCAGCTATGTAGGGCATGGATAACAGGAGGGTGGgtgggagctgagccctggccaAGGAAGGAGAAAGCTTGAGATTGGTGTGTCAGAGCTGAAATCCCGTGGCTGGGTGCCCTTTGCCTctccaggaagggaagggaaggggatggAAGAGAACAACAAGGGCCGGCATGTTCCCGTATACAGGTGGATGTAATACAGCCAGGCTGTTTGGAAAGATCCAGGCTTAGTGGATGGCAGCTTTGATGTTGAAAGTCTTGGGAGCTGCCCAGAGTGGGGGGAGGAGACACATAGCTCTGAAGGGCTGGGTGAGAAACAGGGAGCAGAAGCCCCTCTGAGAGTGTTCCAGCAGCATGACCTCTCTGCCTGGCAGGGAAGAGACAAGAGGGACCTGGGTCTGGGTGGGTTTTACTTGGAATGGGCAAATTGTAGAGCCAAGACTGCCTCTAGAGTCAGGGAACATTGTCAGCAGTGCTTTGAAAGATGGAGCTGTGCTCAGAGGAGAAATCCTCTCATGGCAGATGAGTTCAGGAACAACTCGTGAGGAGAATCAGAATGGTAAATTCCTTGTTAAGCTCATCAGTCGGTgctcctgtgcagagcagagcttggaGAGACTGTGATGCTGTAATTAACAGCGAGAGGGGCCTGGGAAGGCTGCCCTGCCAGAACCCCTCTGCAGATGCAAGGGTTTGTATCAAACCAAAGTGCTAGCCGGGGAGACGACAGGGCAGGCAGATGACATTCACCTtgaagcagagcagctgagctgctcactGTGCATTCACTTCTCCCTTCAAGCTGTCTCAAGCTCAGCAAATGCGAGTGTGGCTGGGTACTCAGCctgggctcaggctgtgccaaggAGAAGCTGCTAAAGACAAAGATGGTGTACCATGGaggcacagctccagagctggccttctctgtgtttctgtccGTCTCAGCAGAAGCTTTGGTCAGCTAGGCTGGGATTAGGGGGACTTGTGTCCCTTGGCAGCTCCGTGAGTCACCGTGGCTGGCACCCCCTGGGCAGCACATGGCAGGTGCAGCAATATTTCACATCTTTGTCACCTGAGCAGAAGGTGCCTCATTCTTGATGAGCCAGCAAAGGCCAAACTGGCTGCGATGGTTTGGGGAAGTCACCTCAAGCTGCAGTGTGGGAAGGCTGTGGGggtgctgctctgtcctggctggcCTGTAGAGCCCTGGCATGTGGGAGCACGGCCTCCAGGTGCCAGGGCTTTATTGATGGCCACTAACAgccctcagagcagagcagatccTCACTCTACCTCCCCAcactgcctggcagcagctgccgcAGCTAGGGGCTCAGGAGGGCTGCATCTCATCCCTGCCTTGAATTCCTTGGATacctttcagcagctcctggcttcCTTGGCTTTGGGCAGCTCTTGGGTTGACTCAGGCTTttcctgctgagcccagctcacGACAAGCATTCTTGTTTGGAGGGTAATGTGTTGTCCCTTGGGTCTGGGCTCTGTGGATGGGAGCTGGCAGAACACTGTGGGAGGCACGACTCAGGTGCATGTGACAGCAGAAGTGTCAGAGAACAGGAGGGCTGGAGGCCAGCTCTGAGGATGGCTCCTCCTCTGGGCCCTGGGCTCACTGCCAGGCAGTGGCAGAGGGCAAGGTCACTGAAGTTGGGGAGAGGAGCCCATTGCAGGCACGCTCCCTCAGGTTTAGGCTGGAACACTGGAACCAGGTCAGAGAAGTTGGaatggcaggagcagctggcagcttGGGCCTGGCTCTGTACACAGGCAGTGGCTCACAGCTGCAGGTGCCTTCTCACAGCCCCTGGTGACATGGACTTGGGCAGTGCCTGGCCAAGGATGgccctccaggagcaggaacagacAAGGCATTGATAACCTGCCACTCTGCCTCTTGGTTCCCTGCAGGGCCCCATGGTGCTCGCCATTCTCCTGCCCTCCTTCCATGCCATGTGAGGCTTCTGTATCCAGGGTTTCATGTGCTGGCCTTGGGCACCTGAGCGAAGAGATCTGTCCTCTTGCCCAGACTTCTGCTGCAGGGTGAGCTGTCTCCAAGAGGGGCAGTGTGTGGGGTTAGTGCAGCACCCAAGTGCTCAGCCATGGGAACACCCATCATGactgagctccctgctctgcacgGGCTGGGTACTCTGGCACATACCCTGTCCCacaga belongs to Haemorhous mexicanus isolate bHaeMex1 chromosome 9, bHaeMex1.pri, whole genome shotgun sequence and includes:
- the HSD17B7 gene encoding 3-keto-steroid reductase/17-beta-hydroxysteroid dehydrogenase 7 — encoded protein: MERVVLVTGASGGVGLALCQRLLEEDGRIHLCIACRNEQKSEATRDLILATHPAAQVSTVEMDLGNLASVLRAARELRCRFQRLDFIYLNAGIMPNPHVNFKALWHGLLTGKVLHMLTTAEGIMTQTDRLNGDGLQEVFATNLFGHFMLVRQLQSLLCGNEKPSRLIWTSSSNARESAFSLSDYQHAKGQESYSSSKYATDLTSVVLNRKFNDQGLYSSVVCPGLVMSNMTYRILPVFLWKLLMPIMWLIRFFAKTYTLTPYNGAEAHVWLFKQKPEYLDSLVKYHSCTSGLGRRYVEPRKMDVDEDTAEKFYQKLLELEEQTLEKYHDLLD